A genomic window from Cricetulus griseus strain 17A/GY chromosome 4, alternate assembly CriGri-PICRH-1.0, whole genome shotgun sequence includes:
- the Efcab1 gene encoding EF-hand calcium-binding domain-containing protein 1 isoform X1, with the protein MNRKKLQKLTDTLTKSCKHFNKYEVNCLITLFYNLVGDAAERSGAVVGLDRNAFRNILHVTFRMTDDMIMDRVFRGFDRDNDGCVNVSEWVQGLSLFLRGTLEEKMKYCFEVFDLNGDGFISKEEMFHMLKNSLLKQPSEEDPDEGIKDLVEITLKKMDQDHDGKLSYTDYENAVREETLLLEAFGPCLPDPKSQMEFEAQVFKDPHEFHDI; encoded by the exons ATGAACCGAAAGAAGCTGCAGAAGCTGACAGACACCTTAACTAAAAGTTGCAAACACT TTAATAAATATGAAGTGAACTGTCTCATAACACTTTTCTACAACTTGGTGGGAGATGCGGCAGAAAGGTCAGGGGCAGTCGTTGGACTAGATCGAAATGCATTTCGGAATATCCTGCATGTGACATTTAGAATGACAGATGACATGATTATGGACAGAG TGTTTCGGGGTTTTGATAGAGACAATGATGGCTGTGTAAATGTATCTGAATGGGTACAAGGATTATCACTATTTCTTCGAGGGactttagaagaaaaaatgaaat actgcTTTGAAGTGTTTGATCTGAATGGCGATGGCTTCATTTCAAAGGAGGAGATGTTCCACATGCTGAAGAACAGCCTTCTCAAGCAGCCCTCTGAGGAGGACCCGGATGAAGGGATTAAAGATTTGGTTGAAATTACACTGAAAAAAATG GaccaagaccatgatgggaaactGTCCTATACTGACTACGAGAATGCTGTGAGAGAAGAGACTCTTCTGCTCGAAGCCTTTGGGCCATGCCTACCTGATCCAAAG